A stretch of Amycolatopsis balhimycina FH 1894 DNA encodes these proteins:
- the rhaI gene encoding L-rhamnose isomerase: MIAVDVSKALRAQRIETPSWAYANSGTRFKVFPQPGVPRTPEEKIADAAVVHKLTGVAPSVALHIPWDKVDDYGALTAYARDLGVEIGAINTNVFQDEDYKLGSVTNPDAGIRRKATDHLLEAIDIMDATGSRDLKLWFSDGINYPGQDDIRDRQDRLAAALREAYDRLGPDQRMLLEYKLFEPAFYATDVPDWGTSYAHCIELGERATVCIDTGHHAPGTNIEFIVAFLLRAGKLGAFDFNSRFYADDDLMVGAADPFQLFRIMYEIVRGDALDPSYGIAFMLDQCHNIEAKIPAIIRSVMNVQEATAKALLVDRDALRAVQQSGDVLAANAVLMDAYNTDVRPLLAELRTEAGLDPDPIATYHRSGYQEKIVAERAGGTQAGWGA; this comes from the coding sequence GTGATCGCCGTGGATGTGTCAAAGGCCTTGCGGGCGCAGCGCATCGAGACGCCGTCGTGGGCGTACGCGAACTCGGGCACCCGGTTCAAGGTGTTCCCGCAACCGGGCGTGCCGCGCACGCCCGAGGAGAAGATCGCCGACGCCGCGGTGGTGCACAAGCTCACCGGGGTCGCGCCGAGCGTGGCGCTGCACATCCCCTGGGACAAGGTCGACGACTACGGCGCCCTGACCGCGTACGCGCGGGACCTGGGTGTCGAGATCGGGGCGATCAACACCAACGTGTTCCAGGACGAGGACTACAAGCTCGGTTCGGTGACGAACCCGGACGCCGGGATCCGCCGCAAGGCGACCGACCACCTCCTCGAAGCCATCGACATCATGGACGCGACCGGCTCGCGTGACCTGAAGCTGTGGTTCTCCGACGGGATCAACTACCCGGGCCAGGACGACATCCGGGACCGGCAGGACCGGCTGGCGGCGGCCCTTCGCGAAGCGTATGACCGGCTGGGGCCGGACCAGCGGATGCTGCTGGAGTACAAGCTCTTCGAGCCGGCCTTCTACGCCACCGACGTCCCGGACTGGGGGACGTCCTACGCCCACTGCATCGAGCTGGGGGAGCGGGCGACGGTGTGCATCGACACCGGTCACCACGCCCCGGGGACGAACATCGAGTTCATCGTGGCGTTCCTGCTGCGGGCGGGGAAGCTGGGCGCGTTCGACTTCAACTCCCGCTTCTACGCCGACGACGATCTGATGGTCGGGGCGGCGGATCCGTTCCAGCTGTTCCGGATCATGTACGAGATCGTCCGCGGTGACGCGTTGGATCCGTCGTACGGGATCGCGTTCATGCTCGATCAGTGCCACAACATCGAGGCGAAGATCCCGGCGATCATCCGGTCGGTGATGAACGTCCAGGAAGCGACCGCGAAGGCACTGCTCGTCGATCGCGACGCGTTGCGCGCGGTCCAGCAGTCGGGTGACGTGCTCGCCGCGAACGCCGTGCTGATGGATGCCTACAACACCGACGTCCGGCCGCTGCTGGCCGAGCTGCGCACGGAAGCCGGGCTCGACCCGGACCCGATCGCGACGTATCACCGCAGTGGGTATCAGGAAAAGATCGTGGCCGAGCGCGCCGGCGGCACGCAGGCCGGATGGGGAGCATGA
- a CDS encoding response regulator encodes MTIRLLLADDQALVREALCALLALEDDFAVVASVGRGDEVVDAAREHRPDVALLDIEMPGLDGLAAAAVLAAQVPDCRVIMLTTFGRAGYLRRAMEAGAAGFVVKDAPADVLADAIRRVRAGERVVDPALAVATLAAGESPLTARERDVLITARTGATVAEIASRLYLSEGTVRNYVSAAITKTGGRNRVEAVRIADERGWL; translated from the coding sequence ATGACCATCCGGCTGCTGCTCGCCGACGACCAGGCCCTGGTCCGGGAGGCGCTGTGCGCGCTGCTCGCCCTCGAGGACGACTTCGCGGTGGTCGCCTCGGTCGGCCGCGGCGACGAGGTCGTCGACGCCGCCCGCGAACACCGGCCCGACGTCGCGCTGCTGGACATCGAGATGCCGGGCCTCGACGGGCTCGCGGCCGCCGCGGTGCTCGCCGCGCAGGTGCCGGACTGCCGGGTCATCATGCTCACGACGTTCGGCCGCGCCGGCTACCTCCGCCGCGCCATGGAGGCCGGTGCCGCCGGGTTCGTGGTGAAGGACGCGCCCGCGGACGTGCTCGCCGACGCGATCCGCCGGGTGCGGGCCGGCGAGCGGGTGGTCGACCCGGCCTTGGCGGTCGCCACCCTGGCGGCGGGCGAGTCACCGTTGACCGCCCGGGAACGAGACGTGCTCATCACGGCCCGGACCGGGGCGACGGTCGCCGAAATCGCGTCCCGGCTCTACCTGTCCGAAGGAACGGTCCGCAACTACGTCTCCGCGGCGATCACCAAAACCGGCGGGCGTAACCGCGTCGAGGCCGTCCGGATCGCCGACGAACGCGGCTGGCTCTGA
- a CDS encoding bifunctional rhamnulose-1-phosphate aldolase/short-chain dehydrogenase: MTVPEQLIARSNALGADPRNTNYAGGNTSAKGDVTDPVTGAPTEVLWVKGSGGDLGTLKESGLAVLRLDRLRALVDVYPGVEREDEMVAAFDYCLHGRGGAAPSIDTAMHGLVEAPHVDHLHPDSGIALATAADGPALTKECFGDRVAWVDWRRPGFQLGLDIAAVKAANPQAIGVILGGHGITAWGATSEECERNSLEIIRTAEKFLADRGKAEPFGPAVPGFEVLPTEERHARAAALAPVVRGLASTDQRVVGHYTDSEVVLEFLSREKLAPLAALGTSCPDHFLRTKVRPLVVDLPASAPLEDVVARLKELHGEYRDAYRAYYERYATPDSPAMRGADPAIVLVPGVGMFSFGKDKQTARVAGEFYVNAINVMRGAEAVSTYAPIPESEKFRIEYWALEEAKLKRMPKPKPLAGRIALVTGAGSGIGKAIAQRLAAEGACVTIADLNGDAASEVAAEIGGTAVTADVTDAAAVQAAIDATVLAFGGIDLVVNNAGLSISKPLLETTERDWDLQHDVMAKGSFLVARAAAKAMIDQGIGGDIVYISSKNSVFAGPNNVAYGAAKADQAHQVRLLAAELGGHGIRVNGVNPDGVVQGSGIFAGGWGAQRAAVYGVEEAKLGEFYAQRTILKREVLPEHVAAAVFALTGGELTHTTGLHVPVDAGVAAAFLR, from the coding sequence ATGACCGTGCCGGAGCAGCTCATCGCGCGCAGCAACGCGCTCGGGGCCGACCCGCGCAACACCAACTACGCCGGCGGCAACACCTCCGCCAAGGGCGACGTCACCGACCCGGTGACGGGCGCGCCGACGGAGGTGCTGTGGGTCAAGGGCTCCGGCGGCGACCTCGGGACGCTCAAGGAGTCCGGGCTGGCGGTGCTGCGGCTGGACCGGTTGCGCGCCCTGGTCGACGTCTATCCGGGTGTCGAGCGCGAAGACGAAATGGTCGCGGCGTTCGACTACTGCCTGCACGGGCGCGGCGGCGCGGCGCCGTCGATCGACACGGCGATGCACGGTCTCGTGGAGGCCCCGCACGTCGACCACCTGCACCCCGACTCGGGCATCGCGCTGGCGACGGCGGCCGACGGCCCGGCACTGACCAAGGAGTGCTTCGGCGACCGGGTCGCGTGGGTGGACTGGCGGCGGCCCGGGTTCCAGCTCGGCCTGGACATCGCCGCGGTGAAGGCGGCGAACCCGCAGGCGATCGGCGTGATCCTCGGCGGGCACGGCATCACCGCCTGGGGTGCCACCTCGGAGGAGTGCGAGCGGAATTCCCTGGAGATCATCCGCACGGCGGAGAAGTTCCTTGCCGATCGCGGCAAGGCTGAGCCTTTTGGCCCGGCGGTCCCCGGCTTCGAAGTCCTCCCGACGGAGGAACGGCACGCCCGTGCGGCGGCCTTGGCGCCGGTGGTCCGCGGGCTGGCTTCGACCGACCAGCGGGTGGTGGGGCATTACACCGACAGCGAGGTCGTGCTCGAATTCCTCTCCCGGGAGAAGCTCGCGCCCTTGGCGGCGCTCGGCACGTCTTGCCCGGATCACTTCCTGCGCACCAAGGTCCGCCCCCTGGTCGTGGACCTCCCGGCCTCCGCGCCCCTGGAAGATGTCGTCGCGCGGCTGAAGGAACTGCACGGGGAGTACCGCGACGCGTACCGCGCCTACTACGAGCGCTACGCAACGCCCGACTCTCCGGCCATGCGGGGCGCCGACCCGGCGATCGTGCTGGTGCCCGGGGTCGGGATGTTCTCCTTCGGCAAGGACAAGCAGACCGCGCGGGTGGCGGGCGAGTTCTACGTCAACGCGATCAACGTGATGCGCGGCGCCGAGGCCGTCTCGACGTATGCGCCGATCCCGGAGAGCGAGAAGTTCCGGATCGAGTACTGGGCGCTGGAAGAGGCCAAGCTGAAGCGGATGCCGAAGCCCAAGCCCCTAGCGGGGCGGATCGCCCTGGTCACCGGGGCAGGCTCAGGGATCGGCAAGGCCATCGCCCAGCGGCTCGCGGCCGAGGGGGCGTGCGTGACGATCGCCGACCTCAACGGGGACGCGGCTTCGGAGGTCGCGGCGGAGATCGGCGGCACGGCCGTCACCGCCGACGTCACCGACGCGGCGGCGGTGCAGGCCGCGATCGACGCCACCGTGCTCGCCTTCGGCGGCATCGACCTGGTGGTCAACAACGCCGGGCTGTCCATCTCGAAGCCGCTGCTGGAGACCACCGAACGCGACTGGGACCTGCAGCACGACGTCATGGCGAAGGGTTCGTTCCTGGTCGCGCGCGCGGCCGCCAAGGCGATGATCGACCAGGGCATCGGTGGCGACATCGTCTACATCTCGTCGAAGAACTCGGTCTTCGCGGGCCCGAACAACGTCGCCTACGGCGCGGCGAAGGCCGACCAAGCGCACCAGGTGAGGTTGCTGGCGGCCGAACTGGGCGGGCACGGGATCCGGGTCAACGGCGTCAACCCCGACGGCGTCGTCCAGGGCTCCGGCATCTTCGCCGGCGGCTGGGGCGCCCAGCGCGCAGCGGTCTACGGCGTGGAGGAGGCGAAGCTCGGCGAGTTCTACGCCCAGCGCACCATCCTCAAGCGCGAAGTGCTGCCCGAGCACGTGGCCGCCGCGGTGTTCGCGCTGACCGGCGGCGAGCTCACCCACACCACCGGCCTGCACGTGCCGGTGGACGCCGGGGTGGCCGCCGCGTTCCTGCGTTAG
- a CDS encoding rhamnulokinase: MAAVDLGASSGRVMAGTVGPATLSVEEVRRFPNGGVRAGPSLYWDVLGLYRETLAGIGEAGPLDGVGIDSWAVDYGLLDERGALLGNPVHYRDSRTDGVPAKVAATVSARELYDVTGLQQLPFNTLYQLVSEGDRLDAAATMLLIPDLLNYWLTGSIGAERTNASTTQLYDVREQTWATSLASRVGIPPRLLPPLRDPGTVLGQARELSGLPVVAVGSHDTASAVVAVPASPGTNFAYISSGTWSLAGLELPAPELGDAALAANFTNEGGVDGTIRFLRNVMGLWVLSETLRAWSCPEDLPALLAAAASSPALAAVVDIDAPEFLPPGDMPARIAGACRATGQRPPSGRAAVVRCVVDSLALAHRRTIREAAAVTGRRVDVVHIVGGGARNELLCQSTADACGVPVLAGPVEAAALGNVLIQARALGEDLPDLAAMRALVRETQEVRHYEPSGTTGWDAAESRLTS; encoded by the coding sequence GTGGCGGCCGTCGACCTCGGCGCGTCCAGCGGCCGGGTGATGGCCGGGACGGTGGGCCCGGCCACGCTGAGTGTCGAGGAGGTCCGGCGGTTCCCGAACGGCGGCGTCCGCGCGGGACCGTCGCTGTACTGGGACGTCCTGGGGCTGTACCGCGAAACCCTCGCCGGGATCGGGGAAGCCGGTCCGCTGGACGGCGTCGGCATCGACTCGTGGGCTGTCGACTACGGGCTCTTGGACGAGCGTGGCGCGCTGCTCGGCAACCCCGTCCACTACCGCGACTCGCGCACCGACGGCGTGCCCGCGAAGGTGGCGGCCACGGTGTCCGCGCGCGAGCTGTACGACGTCACGGGGTTGCAGCAGCTGCCGTTCAACACGCTGTACCAGCTGGTGTCCGAAGGCGACCGGCTCGACGCGGCGGCGACGATGCTGCTCATCCCGGACCTGCTGAACTACTGGCTCACGGGGTCGATCGGGGCCGAGCGCACGAACGCGTCGACCACGCAGCTGTACGACGTCCGCGAACAGACCTGGGCCACTTCGCTCGCTTCGCGCGTCGGTATCCCGCCCCGGCTGCTGCCGCCGCTGCGCGACCCCGGCACGGTGCTGGGTCAGGCGCGAGAGCTGTCCGGGCTGCCGGTGGTGGCGGTCGGCTCGCACGACACGGCGTCCGCGGTGGTCGCGGTGCCGGCCTCGCCGGGGACGAACTTCGCCTACATCTCCTCGGGCACCTGGTCTCTGGCCGGGCTGGAACTGCCCGCGCCGGAACTGGGCGACGCCGCGCTGGCCGCGAACTTCACCAACGAAGGCGGCGTCGACGGCACCATCCGGTTCCTGCGGAACGTGATGGGGCTGTGGGTGCTGTCGGAGACACTGCGCGCGTGGTCATGCCCGGAAGACCTGCCCGCGCTGCTGGCCGCCGCCGCTTCCTCGCCCGCGTTGGCCGCGGTGGTGGACATCGACGCGCCGGAGTTCCTGCCGCCCGGGGACATGCCCGCGCGGATCGCCGGGGCCTGCCGGGCGACAGGCCAGCGTCCGCCCTCCGGCCGGGCGGCGGTCGTCCGGTGCGTCGTGGACAGCCTGGCCCTGGCCCACCGCCGCACGATCCGCGAGGCGGCGGCCGTCACGGGCCGGCGGGTCGACGTGGTCCACATCGTCGGCGGCGGCGCCCGCAACGAACTGCTGTGCCAGTCGACGGCGGACGCGTGCGGGGTGCCGGTCCTGGCGGGTCCCGTCGAGGCGGCGGCGCTGGGGAACGTGCTGATCCAGGCCCGCGCGCTGGGAGAGGACCTGCCGGACCTGGCGGCAATGCGCGCTCTGGTGCGCGAGACCCAGGAGGTGCGCCACTACGAGCCGTCCGGCACCACCGGCTGGGACGCGGCCGAATCCCGCCTCACCTCCTGA
- the rhaS gene encoding rhamnose ABC transporter substrate-binding protein, producing the protein MSRRFLIGAVSAGLVLVLAACSGTTKNDSAGSGAQQSTGAANPNAAAKEGVKMAFLPKQLNNPYSDIEVSGGKAALGELKGEYKLVGPNDASASSQVSYINTLIQQQQDVIGIAANDPNAVCPSLNQARSAGIKVVAFDSDAAKDCRDVFINQATTQGIGEALAKQAKDLSGGSGEVAVLSATPNATNQNAWIDVFKKELAKPEYASLKLDKVAYGNDDDQKSFQEAQGLLQSFPNLKVIVAPTTVGIAAAARYVSSSSYKGKVAVTGLGTPNQMRAFVKDGTVKQFALWNPADIGYLAAYAGVALKSGQITGKEGEKFKAGKLGDYTIGASGEIVLGPPTTFDTNNIDKFNF; encoded by the coding sequence ATGTCCCGACGGTTCCTCATCGGCGCAGTGTCGGCCGGGCTGGTGCTGGTCCTGGCCGCGTGCAGCGGTACGACCAAGAACGACAGCGCCGGCTCCGGCGCCCAGCAGTCCACCGGCGCGGCGAACCCGAACGCCGCGGCGAAGGAGGGCGTCAAGATGGCGTTCCTGCCCAAGCAGCTCAACAACCCCTACAGCGACATCGAGGTCAGCGGCGGCAAGGCGGCCCTCGGCGAGCTGAAGGGCGAGTACAAGCTCGTCGGGCCGAACGACGCGAGCGCGTCGTCGCAGGTCAGCTACATCAACACGCTGATCCAGCAGCAGCAGGACGTCATCGGCATCGCCGCGAACGACCCGAACGCCGTGTGCCCGTCGCTCAACCAGGCCCGCAGCGCCGGCATCAAGGTCGTCGCGTTCGACTCCGACGCCGCGAAGGACTGCCGCGACGTTTTCATCAACCAGGCCACCACCCAGGGCATCGGCGAGGCGCTGGCCAAGCAGGCGAAGGACCTCTCGGGAGGCTCGGGCGAGGTCGCGGTGCTGTCGGCGACGCCGAACGCCACCAACCAGAACGCCTGGATCGACGTCTTCAAGAAGGAACTGGCCAAGCCGGAGTACGCGAGCCTCAAGCTGGACAAGGTCGCCTACGGCAACGACGACGACCAGAAGTCGTTCCAGGAGGCCCAGGGCCTCCTGCAGTCGTTCCCGAACCTCAAGGTGATCGTCGCGCCGACCACGGTCGGCATCGCGGCCGCCGCGCGGTACGTCAGCTCGTCGAGCTACAAGGGCAAGGTCGCGGTGACCGGTCTCGGCACGCCGAACCAGATGCGCGCCTTCGTCAAGGACGGCACCGTGAAGCAGTTCGCGCTGTGGAACCCGGCCGACATCGGCTACCTCGCCGCTTACGCCGGTGTCGCGCTGAAGTCCGGCCAGATCACCGGCAAGGAAGGCGAGAAGTTCAAGGCGGGCAAGCTCGGTGACTACACGATCGGCGCGAGCGGCGAGATCGTGCTCGGCCCGCCGACGACGTTCGACACGAACAACATCGACAAGTTCAACTTCTGA
- a CDS encoding L-rhamnose mutarotase → MPRYCFCLQVRPDRKAEYAERHRAVWPEMRHALHDTGWRNYSLFLREDGLLIGYTEADDLAAARAAMAKTEVNARWQAEMAEFFTGLDGGPPDEGFQLLEEVFHLEPSTVAEGQ, encoded by the coding sequence GTGCCCCGATACTGCTTCTGCCTGCAGGTCAGACCCGACCGGAAGGCCGAGTACGCCGAGCGCCACCGCGCCGTCTGGCCGGAGATGCGCCACGCCCTGCACGACACCGGCTGGCGCAACTACTCGCTCTTCCTGCGCGAAGACGGGCTCCTGATCGGTTACACCGAGGCGGACGACCTCGCCGCCGCGCGGGCCGCGATGGCGAAGACCGAAGTCAACGCCCGCTGGCAGGCGGAGATGGCGGAGTTCTTCACCGGCCTCGACGGCGGCCCGCCCGATGAGGGTTTCCAGCTCCTCGAAGAGGTCTTCCACCTCGAACCCTCCACCGTCGCGGAAGGACAGTGA
- a CDS encoding sensor histidine kinase — MDGTSDVQRWVRGWRLRLLDAGMLVYPAVTAASIPQHSSGADVVLGCAVVAAFAVCYLLAAAAAARRAVRPFWLLLGGCAVLFVLALPFAHADAFFLTAVVVSLAAPRLPRSAAVTLVALSALAAVVVPWAVPPWRTGPGWTQAVALVFTVLVVTVFAEAIRANAALVEARAEVARLASEAERNRIARDLHDLLGHSLTAITVKSTLARRLVTADSTRAGEEMSAVETLARQALADVRAAVSGYRDVTLAGELARGRELLRACGVAADLPTATDVVGPARQELFGWVVREGLTNVARHARATRCTVTLSASTVEVVDDGAGGSPGEGSGLAGLRERVAAAGGNLEAGPVRPRGWRLRVTA; from the coding sequence ATGGACGGGACGAGCGACGTGCAGCGCTGGGTACGCGGCTGGCGGCTGAGGCTGCTCGACGCCGGGATGCTCGTCTACCCGGCGGTGACGGCCGCCTCCATACCCCAGCACTCCTCGGGCGCCGACGTGGTGCTGGGCTGCGCGGTCGTCGCCGCCTTCGCCGTCTGCTACCTCCTGGCGGCGGCCGCCGCGGCCCGCCGGGCCGTACGACCGTTCTGGCTGCTGCTGGGCGGCTGCGCCGTGCTGTTCGTCCTCGCGCTCCCCTTCGCCCACGCCGACGCGTTCTTCCTCACCGCCGTCGTCGTTTCGCTGGCCGCGCCGCGTCTTCCGCGCTCCGCAGCCGTCACGCTCGTCGCCCTCTCGGCGCTCGCCGCGGTCGTGGTGCCGTGGGCGGTGCCGCCGTGGCGGACCGGGCCGGGCTGGACGCAGGCGGTCGCGCTCGTGTTCACCGTGCTCGTCGTGACCGTCTTCGCCGAGGCGATCCGGGCGAACGCCGCGCTCGTGGAGGCCCGCGCCGAGGTCGCGCGGCTGGCGTCCGAGGCCGAGCGCAACCGGATCGCCCGCGACCTGCACGACCTGCTCGGCCACTCGCTCACCGCGATCACGGTCAAGAGCACTCTCGCGCGGCGGCTCGTGACGGCCGACAGCACTCGCGCGGGCGAGGAGATGTCCGCCGTCGAGACGCTCGCGCGTCAGGCGCTGGCGGACGTGCGCGCGGCGGTGTCGGGCTACCGGGACGTCACCCTCGCCGGCGAGCTGGCCCGTGGCCGCGAACTGCTGCGCGCGTGCGGGGTGGCCGCCGACCTGCCGACGGCCACCGACGTCGTCGGCCCCGCGCGGCAGGAGCTGTTCGGCTGGGTGGTCCGGGAGGGGTTGACGAACGTGGCCAGGCACGCGCGCGCGACCCGGTGCACGGTGACGCTCTCGGCGTCCACTGTGGAGGTCGTGGACGACGGCGCCGGCGGGTCACCGGGCGAGGGTTCCGGGCTCGCGGGGCTACGCGAGCGCGTCGCCGCCGCCGGGGGAAACCTCGAGGCCGGGCCGGTGCGGCCACGCGGCTGGCGGTTGCGGGTGACGGCATGA
- a CDS encoding L-fucose/L-arabinose isomerase family protein translates to MTLDRITPRRTRVGLVSGGLGAYWPQFPSLLPQLEASARRVASRLSEMDCEVVDAGFVSDAAEGAAAAEKLRVAGCDLIIGFLTTYLTSSMLAPVAQRSGAPVLLLNLQPTEAMDHEAFDTGAWLAYCGACPLPEMANSFRRLGVEFRSVSGYLEDERAWTRISRWIKAAGVRAALRHGRHGLLGHLYPGMMDVSTDPTLVSAQLGGHVEILEIDDLRVRVEKVSDDETAARVALAREVFTVDESVVDEDFAWGARVSVALDRLVSDFALDSLAYYHRGLDGETHERVGAGFILGASLLTARGIPAVGEYELRTSLAMLVMDRLGAGGSFTELQALNFRDTVVEMGHDGPAHLGISARKPLLRGLGVYHGKRGWGVSVEFDVKHGPVTLCGLGQRRDGTFTLIASEGTVVPGPLLRIGNTTSRVDFGCDPGEWTDAWSASGIAHHWALGTGHRVAELTAVADLLGLELTVVNP, encoded by the coding sequence ATGACGCTCGACCGCATCACCCCGCGCCGCACCCGCGTCGGCCTCGTTTCCGGCGGGCTCGGCGCGTACTGGCCGCAGTTCCCCTCGCTGCTGCCCCAGCTGGAGGCCTCGGCCCGGCGCGTCGCATCACGACTGTCCGAAATGGACTGCGAGGTCGTCGACGCCGGGTTCGTCTCGGACGCGGCCGAAGGCGCGGCCGCGGCCGAGAAGCTGCGGGTGGCCGGGTGCGACCTGATCATCGGCTTCCTGACGACTTACCTGACGTCCAGCATGCTGGCCCCGGTCGCGCAGCGCTCGGGTGCGCCGGTGCTGCTGCTCAACCTGCAGCCGACCGAGGCGATGGACCACGAGGCCTTCGACACCGGCGCCTGGCTGGCCTACTGCGGCGCGTGCCCGCTGCCGGAGATGGCCAACAGTTTCCGCCGCCTCGGCGTCGAGTTCCGCTCGGTGTCCGGGTACCTGGAGGACGAGCGCGCGTGGACGCGGATTTCTCGCTGGATCAAGGCCGCGGGTGTCCGCGCGGCGCTGCGGCACGGCCGCCACGGCCTGCTCGGCCACCTCTACCCGGGCATGATGGACGTCTCGACCGACCCGACGCTGGTCTCGGCCCAGCTCGGCGGGCACGTCGAGATCCTGGAGATCGACGACCTGCGGGTCCGCGTCGAAAAGGTTTCCGACGACGAGACCGCCGCGCGGGTCGCCCTGGCCCGCGAAGTGTTCACTGTGGACGAGTCCGTTGTGGACGAAGACTTCGCCTGGGGTGCCCGGGTTTCGGTGGCTCTGGATCGGCTCGTTTCGGATTTCGCTCTCGACTCGCTGGCGTACTACCACCGCGGTCTCGACGGCGAAACCCACGAACGCGTCGGCGCCGGGTTCATCCTCGGCGCGTCCCTGCTCACCGCGCGCGGCATCCCGGCAGTCGGCGAGTACGAGCTGCGGACGTCCCTGGCCATGCTGGTCATGGACCGGCTCGGCGCGGGCGGCTCGTTCACCGAGCTGCAGGCCCTGAACTTCCGCGACACCGTGGTCGAAATGGGCCACGACGGCCCGGCGCACCTCGGGATCAGCGCCCGCAAGCCGCTGCTGCGCGGCCTCGGCGTCTACCACGGCAAGCGCGGCTGGGGCGTGTCGGTCGAGTTCGACGTCAAGCACGGCCCGGTGACGCTGTGCGGGCTCGGGCAGCGCCGCGACGGGACGTTCACGCTCATCGCGTCCGAAGGCACGGTCGTGCCCGGACCGCTGCTGCGGATCGGCAACACGACGTCCCGGGTCGACTTCGGCTGCGACCCGGGGGAGTGGACCGACGCCTGGTCGGCCAGCGGCATCGCGCACCACTGGGCGCTGGGCACCGGGCACCGCGTCGCCGAGCTGACGGCCGTGGCGGACCTGCTCGGCCTGGAGCTGACCGTGGTGAACCCGTGA